A single Desulfovibrio piger DNA region contains:
- a CDS encoding protein-L-isoaspartate(D-aspartate) O-methyltransferase, translating into MMARGTAIDPRRLRLRMVRELAARGITDGRVLEAMSRIPRHLFVPEGLRSRAYEDCPLPIGYGQTISQPSTVALMSQMLETSPGMRVLEVGTGSGYQAAVLAAMGCTVYTVERLKELYQSARALLQQLDLRAIHMQRSDGTLGMPAAAPFDRIIVTAGGPQIPPPLLEQLAVDGIMLIPVGARPRTQRLTRIMRRQGRLCSEDLGPAVFVDLVGDHGW; encoded by the coding sequence ATGATGGCAAGAGGTACAGCGATAGATCCCAGACGCCTGCGTCTGCGCATGGTCCGGGAGCTGGCCGCCAGGGGCATAACGGACGGGCGCGTCCTTGAGGCCATGTCGCGGATCCCCCGGCATCTTTTTGTGCCCGAGGGGCTGCGCTCGCGGGCCTATGAGGACTGTCCGCTGCCCATCGGTTACGGGCAGACCATATCCCAGCCGTCCACGGTGGCCCTCATGTCCCAGATGCTGGAGACCTCTCCCGGCATGCGCGTGCTGGAGGTCGGCACCGGTTCCGGCTATCAGGCGGCGGTCCTGGCCGCCATGGGCTGCACCGTCTATACGGTGGAGCGCCTCAAAGAGCTGTACCAATCGGCCCGGGCCCTCTTGCAGCAGCTTGATCTTCGCGCTATTCACATGCAACGAAGTGATGGAACGCTGGGCATGCCTGCCGCCGCCCCGTTCGACCGCATCATCGTTACCGCCGGAGGTCCCCAGATCCCTCCCCCCCTGCTGGAACAGCTCGCCGTGGACGGCATCATGCTGATCCCGGTGGGGGCACGGCCGCGCACGCAACGCCTGACGCGCATCATGCGCCGCCAGGGACGGCTTTGCAGCGAGGACCTGGGGCCTGCCGTCTTCGTGGATCTGGTGGGCGACCATGGCTGGTGA